A window of the Meiothermus cerbereus DSM 11376 genome harbors these coding sequences:
- a CDS encoding tetratricopeptide repeat protein has product MWGVSVLVIPTLGPFHVLHPRYNGVTVLELLKAHQPEKIFLASYSPEELAAQRWRDQNELSLFHVLPWAESAGIALEALDHQSELKAEAERFREALSQYPKGQQILSQVHGLEENLKWVVGSPRTPEDFAQEPVLQALRAYHQGYVQVFGEGPATGFRQQRMAQVAAQLGHTWGRVAVLVDVLEYPLLLNYLPPERRRLPGAHTPTELERQRSVLDRAWQLSESDDWAVLLQQLQEVEGPEALYCAAQIYLAAGQLEDAYQLMEQLVHTDFQHPAYLPGYALSRYGQLADLMGQRDKALRAYKAVLGLSWVPQEAREIALAGQKTPFRLEP; this is encoded by the coding sequence ATGTGGGGTGTGTCGGTCTTGGTCATTCCTACGCTGGGCCCCTTTCATGTGCTGCACCCGCGCTACAACGGGGTGACGGTGCTCGAACTGCTCAAAGCGCACCAGCCCGAGAAGATTTTCCTGGCCTCGTATAGTCCAGAAGAACTGGCGGCGCAGCGCTGGCGCGACCAGAACGAGCTCTCATTGTTCCATGTTTTGCCCTGGGCCGAAAGTGCGGGTATTGCGCTGGAGGCACTGGACCATCAGTCGGAACTCAAGGCCGAAGCGGAACGCTTTCGCGAGGCTTTGAGCCAGTATCCCAAGGGGCAGCAGATTCTGAGCCAGGTACACGGGCTCGAGGAGAACCTCAAATGGGTGGTTGGCAGCCCCCGTACCCCAGAGGATTTCGCCCAGGAGCCGGTGTTGCAGGCACTAAGGGCCTACCACCAGGGTTATGTGCAGGTATTTGGGGAGGGGCCCGCTACGGGCTTCCGGCAGCAACGCATGGCCCAGGTGGCTGCGCAGCTCGGCCATACCTGGGGGCGGGTGGCGGTACTGGTAGACGTGCTCGAGTACCCCCTGCTGCTCAATTACCTACCGCCGGAGCGGCGCAGGTTACCGGGAGCCCACACCCCGACCGAGCTGGAACGCCAGCGCAGCGTGCTGGATCGGGCCTGGCAACTGAGCGAGTCGGACGATTGGGCAGTTTTGTTGCAGCAACTGCAGGAGGTCGAAGGCCCTGAAGCCCTGTACTGCGCGGCCCAGATCTACTTGGCGGCAGGTCAGCTAGAGGATGCCTACCAGCTGATGGAGCAGCTTGTGCACACCGACTTTCAGCATCCTGCCTACTTGCCGGGTTATGCCTTATCCCGCTACGGGCAGCTGGCCGACCTGATGGGTCAGCGCGATAAAGCCCTGCGGGCCTATAAGGCCGTGCTGGGGCTTTCCTGGGTTCCCCAGGAGGCCAGAGAAATTGCCCTGGCGGGGCAGAAAACCCCCTTCCGGCTCGAGCCCTAA
- the sixA gene encoding phosphohistidine phosphatase SixA, with protein sequence MRLYLIRHAIALEATPGQSDDARPLSSEGIEKFKGVVQGLKRLGVGLDRLYHSPKLRAVQTAELLVPLLDGETEVTPHLAGEPSLELLKTLQGSSVALVGHEPWISDLCAWLMTARREGGALPFKKGGVAYLEGTPKPGGMRLLGFWSPRLLRRLGQ encoded by the coding sequence ATGCGGCTTTACCTGATCCGCCACGCCATTGCGCTCGAGGCCACGCCGGGCCAGTCCGACGATGCGCGCCCACTCTCCTCCGAGGGCATCGAGAAATTCAAAGGGGTGGTGCAGGGGCTCAAGCGCCTGGGTGTTGGCCTGGATCGCCTCTACCACAGCCCCAAGCTGCGGGCGGTGCAGACAGCAGAGCTGCTGGTTCCACTGCTGGACGGCGAAACCGAGGTAACACCCCATCTGGCCGGCGAACCCAGCCTCGAGCTCCTGAAGACTCTTCAGGGTTCGTCTGTGGCCCTGGTGGGACACGAGCCCTGGATCAGCGATTTGTGCGCCTGGCTCATGACCGCTCGTCGGGAAGGCGGCGCGTTACCTTTCAAGAAAGGCGGCGTGGCCTACCTCGAGGGCACCCCCAAACCCGGCGGCATGAGGCTACTAGGTTTTTGGTCCCCCAGGCTTCTGCGTCGGCTGGGACAGTGA